A DNA window from Choristoneura fumiferana chromosome 2, NRCan_CFum_1, whole genome shotgun sequence contains the following coding sequences:
- the LOC141445464 gene encoding uncharacterized 30.3 kDa protein-like, translated as MKTARFIGNILFAFLCVDCHVLGQDVVKVGNDAASNTSRQAYFSAVDAGIINPDKYSFESFLRDEQNVFRDSYREYVSMNETEPINYEEWLVMNNFGILPDTQESLFARKITKRSTADNKRRFVNTVRKGDILITGRGIGGLVGHAAIMTTNDWVLEMPGGAGWRNGLRNNNRQVRKDQWFDIHASDWTTVYRCPNRGAANGAAVWADHTYYNPTGGAKKLKHITYMITTNLRSTNPSYCSKLVVQAYHYGTGKRAIKNLSGVGVIVPSTIPNFFNNGYKLINKGRY; from the exons ATGAAGACGGCACGGTTTATTGGTAACATACTTTTTGCATTCCTTTGTGTGGACTGCCATGTTCTGGGTCAAGATGTTGTGAAAG TGGGTAATGACGCAGCATCAAATACTAGCAGGCAGGCCTACTTCTCCGCCGTCGATGCGGGAATAATCAATCCCGACAAATATTCATTTGAATCATTTCTGAGAGACGAACAAAATGTCTTCAGAGACTCTTACCGAGAGTATGTCTCGATGAATGAGACTGAGCCGATTAATTACGAAGAGTGGCTCGTTATGAACAACTTTGGAATACTGCCCGATACACAGGAGTCTTTGTTCGCGAGGAAAATAACCAAGCGGAGTACGGCGGACAACAAGAGGCGGTTTGTCAATACCGTGAGGAAAGGGGACATATTGATTACGGGGAGAGGCATCGGCGGGCTCGTCGGGCACGCGGCAATCATGACCACTAACGACTGGGTGCTGGAGATGCCAGGAGGTGCCGGCTGGCGGAATGGTCTTAGAAACAACAACAGGCAGGTCCGAAAGGACCAATGGTTCGATATACACGCGTCTGACTGGACCACCGTCTATCGTTGCCCTAACCGCGGCGCTGCCAACGGTGCTGCCGTCTGGGCTGACCACACGTACTACAATCCGACTGGCGGAGCGAAGAAACTTAAGCACATAACCTACATGATCACCACTAATTTACGGTCTACTAATCCGAGCTATTGCTCCAAGCTGGTCGTGCAAGCTTATCACTATGGGACGGGAAAACGAGCCATCAAAAATTTGTCAGGGGTAGGAGTGATTGTGCCGTCTACAAtacctaacttttttaataatggGTACAAACTAATTAACAAAGGGAGgtattaa